The Maridesulfovibrio ferrireducens genomic interval GTATGCCGGCATCTACTGCAAAGCTGATTGCCTTACCTTGATGATAATAAGTCAAAATCCCAGGAGAAAGCGCCGTTGCCATATCAACATGATTCGGCAACAGACAAAAACCGCCGAGAGTGCATTCGGCAACAATCTTGTCGGCTTCACAGTCCAGAAAAATTCCTGAGGGTAACATAATTTTAAACTTCATCAGCCACCACTTTTCTCCGTGGACAAGACCTCTTCTATGGAACCGATCATATAAAATGCTCGTTCTGATGATTCTTTGAATTCATCATTTAAAATCCGCTCACAGCCTGTGACAGTATCTGCAATATCAACAATTCTGCCTTCCATACCCGTAAAATGCCGGGTGGTATTAAAAGGCTGTGTCATAAATCTTTCTAACTTACGCGCGCGTGAAACGATAAGT includes:
- a CDS encoding F0F1 ATP synthase subunit epsilon, whose translation is MKFKIMLPSGIFLDCEADKIVAECTLGGFCLLPNHVDMATALSPGILTYYHQGKAISFAVDAGILIKKGQLVRISSHAAVKGELGELELEVDRMLEDASEAEKAARTTVAKLEAGFIRSLIEVETV